A genomic region of Echeneis naucrates chromosome 24, fEcheNa1.1, whole genome shotgun sequence contains the following coding sequences:
- the ufl1 gene encoding E3 UFM1-protein ligase 1 isoform X1 — protein MAADWEEIRRLAADFQKVQFADTVQRLSERNCIEIIAKLVQEKKLDVVHTLDGKEYITPAQISKEIRDELYVNGGRINIVDLQQIINVDWVHVENRASDIVKSDKGVQLVLGQLIDDTYLDRLAEEVNDKLQEAGLISVAELCKSYDLPGDFLTEELLKRLRKLIQGEMDQYNRGLIFTPAFVARHKARIQGLFSAITRPTPVSSMIGVFGFQEHLLYSVLEELVNTGRLKGSVVGGRQDKAVYIPDIYSRTQNAWVDSFLRQNGYLEFDALIRLGIPDPSSYIKKRFKSNKLLFLRAACVDQALVDQVEATVEEAVKSGTWTDLQPILPSCLSMEDVGMLINQAMRNVDVQSLARVLGGNVVVSEKFISSCISLFDDAMQQKAHKEVKNNPVFVITEDDMKQVSVLAESAVLSKKEKREAERRKKATEGSGCVKAGGGGNAREIRIRKTKKKGRRDEDSDEETGPSQQNRSKQTEAPFMAQEEIVTILKERVSDCPEEIVSELAEHLVRPLTKAYQEVLRTVFMSSTSSPSGANRKKSMKDLQEEITNLYNNIRLFEKGTKFFSDETQIHVAKHVLKTVCTDVTNILVNFLAADMMMSVENPSSITNEVRVKILGKLSEDTRGPLTKLHNCLNGKTIEDFLTNLESCAEVCGFMLKKGDKKKERQALFLHRQALTDQLKETDDPALVLHLTSVLLFQASTHCMLHAPGRCVPQIIGTLTGRIPTEQQQQLSVYQSLVVKQLVSQSKKQEEREGEELDEEAKSVRSQLVALTPQVKELVLSQRKTSVTED, from the exons ATGGCGGCAGACTGGGAAGAAATTCGTCGGCTTGCCGCTGACTTCCAGAAAGTGCAGTTTGCCGACACAGTGCAAAG GCTGTCAGAGAGGAACTGTATTGAAATCATTGCCAAACTCGTTCAGGAGAAGAAGCTTGATGTGGTGCACACGCTTGATGGAAAGGAGTACATCACCCCGGCACAGATCAGCAAGGAGATCCGAGATGAACTCTACGTCAATGGAG GACGAATTAACATCGTCGACCTGCAGCAG ATCATCAATGTGGACTGGGTCCATGTTGAAAACAGAGCAAGTGACATTGTTAAGTCTGACAAAGGTGTTCAACTTGTACTGGGACAACTTATTGATGA CACGTACCTGGACCGTTTAGCTGAGGAGGTGAATGACAAACTGCAGGAAGCCGGTCTGATCAGTGTTGCAGAGCTGTGCAAAAGCTATGACCTACCAGGGGATTTCTTAACTGAG GAGCTGTTGAAGCGTCTTAGGAAGCTAATCCAAGGAGAGATGGACCAGTACAACAGGGGACTCATCTTCACTCCAGCTTTTGTTGCTCGACACAAAGCTAGAATACAAGGGTTGTTTAGTGCCATCACAAG GCCAACACCTGTCAGCAGTATGATTGGAGTATTTGGATTTCAAGAACACCTTCTGTACT CTGTGTTGGAAGAGTTGGTGAACACTGGACGCCTGAAAGGAAGCGTCGTTGGTGGGCGTCAGGACAAAGCTGTATACATACCTGATATTTACTCTCGGACGCAGAATGCCTGGGTGGACTCATTCCTTCGCCAAAACGGATATCTAG AATTCGATGCGTTAATTCGACTGGGCATTCCCGACCCCTCCAGCTACATTAAGAAGCGCTTCAAGTCCAATAAGCTACTGTTCCTCAGGGCAGCCTGTGTGGATCAAGCTCTGGTTGACCAAGTGGAGGCCACGGTGGAGGAAGCCGTCAAGTCAGGCACCTGGACTGACCTACAG CCCATTCTGCCCAGCTGTCTGTCCATGGAGGATGTCGGGATGTTGATCAACCAAGCCATGAGGAATGTAGACGTCCAGTCTTTGGCCAGAGTGCTGGGTGGCAACGTCGTTGTCAGCGAGAAGTTCATCAGCAGTTGCATCTCGTTATTCGATGACGCCATGCAGCAGAAAGCTCACAAG GAGGTCAAAAACAATCCAGTGTTTGTGATAACTGAAGATGATATGAAGCAAGTGTCTGTGCTGGCTGAAAGTGCTGTACTTTccaagaaagagaagagagaagctGAACGCAGGAAGAAGGCCACAG AGGGTAGTGGCTGTGTGAAAGCAGGTGGCGGAGGGAACGCCAGAGAAATCCGGATTCGCAAAAccaagaagaaaggaaggagagatGAGGACAGTGATGAGGAAACCGGGCCTTCACAACAAA ATCGGAGCAAACAGACTGAAGCCCCCTTTATGGCCCAGGAGGAAATCGTAACTATTTtgaaggagagagtgagtgacTGCCCAGAAGAGATTGTTTCTGAGCTGGCAGAGCACCTAGTGAG GCCTCTGACTAAAGCCTACCAGGAGGTGCTGCGGACAGTGTTCATGTCCTCCACGAGTTCTCCATCAGGGGCCAACAGGAAAAAGAGCATGAAAGATCTCCAGGAGGAGATAACCAACCTGTACAACAACATCCGACTTTTTGAGAAAGGCACCAAGTTCTTCTCAG ACGAAACCCAGATCCATGTCGCCAAGCATGTCCTGAAGACTGTGTGTACAGACGTCACCAACATCCTAGTGAACTTCCTGGCCGCAGACATGATGATGTCAGTGGAGAACCCCAGCTCCATCACCAACGAG GTCAGAGTGAAGATTTTGGGCAAACTGTCAGAGGACACCAGAGGGCCTCTCACGAAGCTGCACAACTGTCTGAATGGCAAA ACCATTGAAGACTTCCTGACCAACCTAGAAAGCTGTGCTGAAGTGTGTGGGTTCATGCTGAAGAAGGGagacaagaaaaaagagag GCAGGCGCTGTTCCTGCACCGTCAGGCTCTCACTGATCAGCTGAAGGAGACGGACGATCCAGCTCTGGTTCTCCACCTGACCagtgtgctgctgtttcaggcCAGCACCCACTGCATGCTGCACGCCCCAGGGCGCTGCGTGCCTCAGATTATCGGCACCCTCACAGGCCGGATACCCACA gagcagcagcaacagctgtcTGTCTACCAGAGCCTGGTGGTGAAGCAGCTGGTGAGCCAGAGCaagaagcaggaggagagggagggggaggagctggATGAGGAGGCCAAGAGTGTCCGCTCACAGCTGGTGGCCCTGACTCCTCAGGTGAAAGAGCTGGTGCTGTCTCAGAGGAAGACATCTGTCACTGAAGACTGA
- the ufl1 gene encoding E3 UFM1-protein ligase 1 isoform X2 produces the protein MAADWEEIRRLAADFQKVQFADTVQRLSERNCIEIIAKLVQEKKLDVVHTLDGKEYITPAQISKEIRDELYVNGGRINIVDLQQIINVDWVHVENRASDIVKSDKGVQLVLGQLIDDTYLDRLAEEVNDKLQEAGLISVAELCKSYDLPGDFLTEELLKRLRKLIQGEMDQYNRGLIFTPAFVARHKARIQGLFSAITRPTPVSSMIGVFGFQEHLLYSVLEELVNTGRLKGSVVGGRQDKAVYIPDIYSRTQNAWVDSFLRQNGYLEFDALIRLGIPDPSSYIKKRFKSNKLLFLRAACVDQALVDQVEATVEEAVKSGTWTDLQPILPSCLSMEDVGMLINQAMRNVDVQSLARVLGGNVVVSEKFISSCISLFDDAMQQKAHKEVKNNPVFVITEDDMKQVSVLAESAVLSKKEKREAERRKKATEGSGCVKAGGGGNAREIRIRKTKKKGRRDEDSDEETGPSQQSTKQTEAPFMAQEEIVTILKERVSDCPEEIVSELAEHLVRPLTKAYQEVLRTVFMSSTSSPSGANRKKSMKDLQEEITNLYNNIRLFEKGTKFFSDETQIHVAKHVLKTVCTDVTNILVNFLAADMMMSVENPSSITNEVRVKILGKLSEDTRGPLTKLHNCLNGKTIEDFLTNLESCAEVCGFMLKKGDKKKERQALFLHRQALTDQLKETDDPALVLHLTSVLLFQASTHCMLHAPGRCVPQIIGTLTGRIPTEQQQQLSVYQSLVVKQLVSQSKKQEEREGEELDEEAKSVRSQLVALTPQVKELVLSQRKTSVTED, from the exons ATGGCGGCAGACTGGGAAGAAATTCGTCGGCTTGCCGCTGACTTCCAGAAAGTGCAGTTTGCCGACACAGTGCAAAG GCTGTCAGAGAGGAACTGTATTGAAATCATTGCCAAACTCGTTCAGGAGAAGAAGCTTGATGTGGTGCACACGCTTGATGGAAAGGAGTACATCACCCCGGCACAGATCAGCAAGGAGATCCGAGATGAACTCTACGTCAATGGAG GACGAATTAACATCGTCGACCTGCAGCAG ATCATCAATGTGGACTGGGTCCATGTTGAAAACAGAGCAAGTGACATTGTTAAGTCTGACAAAGGTGTTCAACTTGTACTGGGACAACTTATTGATGA CACGTACCTGGACCGTTTAGCTGAGGAGGTGAATGACAAACTGCAGGAAGCCGGTCTGATCAGTGTTGCAGAGCTGTGCAAAAGCTATGACCTACCAGGGGATTTCTTAACTGAG GAGCTGTTGAAGCGTCTTAGGAAGCTAATCCAAGGAGAGATGGACCAGTACAACAGGGGACTCATCTTCACTCCAGCTTTTGTTGCTCGACACAAAGCTAGAATACAAGGGTTGTTTAGTGCCATCACAAG GCCAACACCTGTCAGCAGTATGATTGGAGTATTTGGATTTCAAGAACACCTTCTGTACT CTGTGTTGGAAGAGTTGGTGAACACTGGACGCCTGAAAGGAAGCGTCGTTGGTGGGCGTCAGGACAAAGCTGTATACATACCTGATATTTACTCTCGGACGCAGAATGCCTGGGTGGACTCATTCCTTCGCCAAAACGGATATCTAG AATTCGATGCGTTAATTCGACTGGGCATTCCCGACCCCTCCAGCTACATTAAGAAGCGCTTCAAGTCCAATAAGCTACTGTTCCTCAGGGCAGCCTGTGTGGATCAAGCTCTGGTTGACCAAGTGGAGGCCACGGTGGAGGAAGCCGTCAAGTCAGGCACCTGGACTGACCTACAG CCCATTCTGCCCAGCTGTCTGTCCATGGAGGATGTCGGGATGTTGATCAACCAAGCCATGAGGAATGTAGACGTCCAGTCTTTGGCCAGAGTGCTGGGTGGCAACGTCGTTGTCAGCGAGAAGTTCATCAGCAGTTGCATCTCGTTATTCGATGACGCCATGCAGCAGAAAGCTCACAAG GAGGTCAAAAACAATCCAGTGTTTGTGATAACTGAAGATGATATGAAGCAAGTGTCTGTGCTGGCTGAAAGTGCTGTACTTTccaagaaagagaagagagaagctGAACGCAGGAAGAAGGCCACAG AGGGTAGTGGCTGTGTGAAAGCAGGTGGCGGAGGGAACGCCAGAGAAATCCGGATTCGCAAAAccaagaagaaaggaaggagagatGAGGACAGTGATGAGGAAACCGGGCCTTCACAACAAAGTAC CAAACAGACTGAAGCCCCCTTTATGGCCCAGGAGGAAATCGTAACTATTTtgaaggagagagtgagtgacTGCCCAGAAGAGATTGTTTCTGAGCTGGCAGAGCACCTAGTGAG GCCTCTGACTAAAGCCTACCAGGAGGTGCTGCGGACAGTGTTCATGTCCTCCACGAGTTCTCCATCAGGGGCCAACAGGAAAAAGAGCATGAAAGATCTCCAGGAGGAGATAACCAACCTGTACAACAACATCCGACTTTTTGAGAAAGGCACCAAGTTCTTCTCAG ACGAAACCCAGATCCATGTCGCCAAGCATGTCCTGAAGACTGTGTGTACAGACGTCACCAACATCCTAGTGAACTTCCTGGCCGCAGACATGATGATGTCAGTGGAGAACCCCAGCTCCATCACCAACGAG GTCAGAGTGAAGATTTTGGGCAAACTGTCAGAGGACACCAGAGGGCCTCTCACGAAGCTGCACAACTGTCTGAATGGCAAA ACCATTGAAGACTTCCTGACCAACCTAGAAAGCTGTGCTGAAGTGTGTGGGTTCATGCTGAAGAAGGGagacaagaaaaaagagag GCAGGCGCTGTTCCTGCACCGTCAGGCTCTCACTGATCAGCTGAAGGAGACGGACGATCCAGCTCTGGTTCTCCACCTGACCagtgtgctgctgtttcaggcCAGCACCCACTGCATGCTGCACGCCCCAGGGCGCTGCGTGCCTCAGATTATCGGCACCCTCACAGGCCGGATACCCACA gagcagcagcaacagctgtcTGTCTACCAGAGCCTGGTGGTGAAGCAGCTGGTGAGCCAGAGCaagaagcaggaggagagggagggggaggagctggATGAGGAGGCCAAGAGTGTCCGCTCACAGCTGGTGGCCCTGACTCCTCAGGTGAAAGAGCTGGTGCTGTCTCAGAGGAAGACATCTGTCACTGAAGACTGA